The nucleotide window TTCAGTGCTCCTTGACAGAGTTTTATAGAAGGCACTACGTGCCTGACAAAGCCACCCTGTCTGTTGGCTCTGGGTGACCATGAGTAAGCTCATGGCAGAAGGGACTGCTGAGGACTGCTTCCTCCTTCAGGCTATCTTGTCTCCCCAATAGCCTGCTCTACTGCATTTTGACAGAAACTGCTTGAATGTCCAGCTTGGAAGACAGGCTGCAAACAGATACTGTCTCCCGCTGCAAAATTCTTGGCAGAAGAAATTGGTGTGCTGTGACACCCAACACAAAATCCCTTTTCTGTCAGTGAGCTTTCCTATCATTATTCTCATGTTTTGTACCTGAACTATGCAGTTACTTCAATAAGCAAGTCCTTTGACACAcatactattttttaaattaagccTATATAACTTATTGTGTATTTCCTGGAGAGTTAGTTAATCAAGACTTCATCATGGCTAGAGTCCAGAAATCACAAGGAATTTACATGTGTCTTTTaccaataaaataattaagacAAAGAGGAAGAACGGAATGTGCTTTTGTTCAGCCGATCTTCTCACTCATAAAAGACACACAAATAGACTTTACATTACTCTACTGGCATTTATACTTCATAGATCTCTGTCTCTGTGGGTCCTTCTATGATCTGGTAAGGAGaagaaagtttgcttttccagcctgttCTCCAGAAACCAAGTCACTGAGACCAGACGGTTTTTGTAGCATGAAATCATTTTAGGCAGCTGAATGGTCCAGACTTGCTTCCACCTTCTTCTTTAATGGAATTCCATTTAGAGGAATTCATGAAAGAGACCCGACGATTAAGATTTATCTCTTTCCTGTAAGCCAGATCCACAGCCCCATAAATGGTGAGAACACTGCCAGATGGTTACAGATCAGATTAGGGAAACACTCCAAGCCAAAATACCTAGTCTCACTTACTATTTATGTACTAAATATTCAATAAAgacttaaaacaaaaagaaagaaaataaacactgaaTCCTTGCATTAATTTTGTTCAGAATTCTTCCATGTTAATTACCCTTTAAAATCTGAACTATAAATTCAAATTTATTTCTCGAGGACTTTTCAAACTTGGGAAGGCAAAAATTTGTGTTTCAGGTGTTTGGTAATTTGGCAGGCTTCAGAGAAATCATTTACATGGTACTTGACAACTATGTAAAACTTTAAATTGATCTGACTAAGGACTCACTCTAGGAAACTCCTGAGCACTgaatttctggcttcaaggaaaaCGAAAGTGTTCAGTatcaaacaaaactaaacactGTTTGAACATCTGTGGCTGAACATCCAGAATCAATCTTTTCTCCACAGGTAAGTAGTTATTTTTCCCAATGCATGGAATAGTGCTGAAACCCTGTTAACCTCTCCCACATGTTCCAGCTTGGTTGCTCCAGAAATGGTCTTAAGATTTCTTTCCTATCCAAATAAAATCTCCCATTACCCAAGAATGCAGACAACAGACAACTGGCCTACTCTTACTCTCACTCTCAGAGCAAGTCTTACCCTGTGAATATTGTGATTATGAAGAATTGAATTGATTAAAGAAGTATTTATAGTAAAGTACAAGGTTTAAAACCTCTTGAAATGTGATCCTTTTTGGCAGGACAGCTTAGGCAGGAAATGTCACACCTGACTAATGCTGGCCAAAACAATGTAGCTACTTCACATTTTCCATGGGCTAGGTTGTATTTACCATCATTTTCGGCCTGAAGGTGCTTAACTACTAGCAGATGTCTCATTAATCCTCTCTGctcagagggagaggaaggctACAAAATAGGGAACTCCACATAAAGGAAGTGCAACGGGACCAATCAAACAGTACTTGGAAACAGGTTTTATGTGATCCTAGAGGGGATGGCCCAGGAAGGGCAGAGGTGCTGACCCTTCTGCATGTCCCAGGGCAGAgtcactgcagctgtgcaggcagcagggcagccccttGTGCCcgtccctgcagggctcagagccagAGGCTGGGTGAAGAGCGCCTCATCTTGTACTTACGCAGACAGTCCTTTCTCCAAACTGGCTGTAGAAGGTCATCGTGACTTTGTGCTTGTGCCCAGTCCTCTGATCAAAGGTGTTACAGGTGTTGAAGGGTGGGCTGTACAAATGCAGGCTAACAGCAGGCTCTGTGTGGCTTATGTTCTCCACACGGTGCAGGCCAATGGAGTCTACACCAgcaaaggcacaaaatggcAAAAAGAAGGTGTGTTAGCAGGAAGATCCAATGAACTCTCAATCGCCtggaaaaaacactttttaaactGTAACTCATGAGCAAATAGGCATGGCCACACCTCAGTGGGCAACAGGTAACTCAGTACAGGGAATTTGACTGGTGTTCTCTAGCAGAGATTCCAAATACACTGGTAGTTCAAAATGCAGTATTGCCTTCCACAGTTCATGTAATTTCTAGATTATCTGCCACAGGAGAAAGGCCAACAGAAATCCcaagaaaattaagaaagagCATACTGTAAGTATTTTCCTAGCTCTCATTCCCAAAGGACTTCAAGCTCAAGACTTTCCTAGGAGAGCTGTTGCTATACATGCTTCAAAAGCACGAAGGGGTCAAAAGCTTTTGTGCTGCTAATTCTTTACAAGTAGCAAGGATATCAGTCACATTAGAAGCCAGCTACATGCATTTGGGCCATGGACTTATGGGCAGGCATACAGTGTCTTCTACTGCAGGCATCTGTTTCCTAATTAATCCTTCCAGTCTATTGGTTTGGAGAACAcattttcaatttgttttctctttcctataAAGTGACTAATCAATAGTGACTGACACACCTCTAATCATGACTGAATAGTAAACATAATCAAGCtattacagaaaaatataagGTATGAAGAATCACATCcatgaaacaaagcaaaatgtcCATTCTACACTGAAATGGAGGTTTTGAGTTACTTAAGAGAGACCTTGAATTTAATTTATGACCCTGCTGTAAAAGCAGCTCAGGCCTTTGTACTTGAACTTGTTATATAATACCTGGACACGTATTGTGCAACATAGCCATGGTACCCTGAGAGTCATGAGTACACTCTTAACTTGGATTGGAAGCCCAAAGTGTTGTTAACAATCTTTATCTAAATAGAGGACCTAGCAGCTGGGGGGAAAGTCCTAAATCTTTGCTCATCCAATGGAGAACTCAAATAAGCACAATTTAGTGGGTTCTGACGTACAAGAGCAACCAAAAAGCCTGCAGTAGAATCATGAAGGCACTTGCTATCAATGTAGTTATGGCAATCAACactctgtcttttccttctgcttctttAATGTGttcattttaaaccaaaacatCTGTTATGAAACATGGCAGAGGTCCAAACAGCCTCAGAGAACTGGATACCaaatttgttttaaactgaGGAAGCTTTGGGTAAGATGCACAGAGTTTGCAGTTATTTGCATTGGAAAGGACTGCATATGTAGGGAAACCTGACTGAGATGGAGAACCCACgtccctggcacaggagcaTCAGCAGATGTGTCAAGCCACTTCTTGCATTTCCTACCCTATCaattcagtgttttcctttaGCATGGCAAAGCTTCCACAGAGGGCTGCAGAACACCAGTCTTTCTCCCCAGTGCCCTCACCCCAGCTAAGTTCTTAACCCAACATGAGTCTCCCTCTAGCTGGGAAGTTCCCAAGGTCAGCCCCTCTAGGTGTGCTCTCCTGCATTTTACCCATGACATATAATGCAGAGGACCTGCTTGTCTGCTGCTTCACCTTTGTTCTGTTGAACTCAAAGTGGTCCAGCAGGATGTGCAGGGCCTTTCATAGCACCAGCACACATAACACCCAGATGGGCAACTCTGGGATGGTCTCCAGCAAAGCATGAGGTGGTAATAGTTACAGATACATGTGATGATGGCGTGGATTTAGGTACTTAAAGAGTCTTACTGATGGAATCTTAGTCGTTCTCAAaattgtggtggtttttttttttttgtagattgGGAATTTCAGTTTTGCTCACACTGCACTTCAGCACTACAGCCTTTTGTTGATTTGGACAAGAAGTAGCACTGTCACAGGTTTCTGCTCCTGGCTGGTCAGTTTATTTCATAGAcagtttttacattttcaaCATAAATTTTCCATGACTGAGTAAAAGGATTACCTTTTTGAGATccacaaagtaaaaaaaaaaaaagcaaggtgATCAAGTATCTAAACTttgcttttcttatttcttaaaaaaaatcctatacAAGTTTATGTTTACAAGCAATTTCAGATAATCATCAGGAGCACAATACTAAAGGCTGCTTGGACTAGAGGAGATATCCagtatattattattattgccaCAAGCAATTGCTACAATGTTTTAAGACTGAGTGAAAAGCACATTCTTGATGTGGTTGTTTACTTTACTGAATGTAAATACAGGCTTGCACAGAGTCTAAAGAGTCACATTTCTTAAACTGTGCATAGAGCCATAGGTATTATACTAGTAAATGTAGGAGACTAAAAAGCAGATGAACTCTTCTGCTATGAACAAGACTCATGGACAGATAATTGTCAAAACAAGCTTAATATCTTACCATTAATGTAGGCACATTGATTTTCCCTCAAAACTCGTTCTGATTTCTTAGTCATTtcaccatttccttttttctcaggCCATTCAAACAGAGTCTCCTTTAGATTTCCCTGGAGGATCTTCATAAAGCAGTGTGAGTCAGTGTGATCATGGATACTGCTATATATGTAAAAAGAATAACCAAACTCAGTGTGATA belongs to Haemorhous mexicanus isolate bHaeMex1 chromosome Z, bHaeMex1.pri, whole genome shotgun sequence and includes:
- the CDO1 gene encoding cysteine dioxygenase type 1 isoform X2, coding for MMEQPVQTEPWKAHSLEELIRILHQIFAEDKVSVEEVQALMESYESNPEEWLQYAKFDQYRYTRNLVDNGNGKFNLMILCWGEGHGSSIHDHTDSHCFMKILQGNLKETLFEWPEKKGNGEMTKKSERVLRENQCAYINDSIGLHRVENISHTEPAVSLHLYSPPFNTCNTFDQRTGHKHKVTMTFYSQFGERTVCVSYRSAAGEQLRSISAHLRKTC
- the CDO1 gene encoding cysteine dioxygenase type 1 isoform X1: MMEQPVQTEPWKAHSLEELIRILHQIFAEDKVSVEEVQALMESYESNPEEWLQYAKFDQYRYTRNLVDNGNGKFNLMILCWGEGHGSSIHDHTDSHCFMKILQGNLKETLFEWPEKKGNGEMTKKSERVLRENQCAYINDSIGLHRVENISHTEPAVSLHLYSPPFNTCNTFDQRTGHKHKVTMTFYSQFGERTVCATGVPQENN